The following proteins are encoded in a genomic region of Catellatospora sp. TT07R-123:
- a CDS encoding class I SAM-dependent methyltransferase, with protein MDLDQLALLRTAEGEAALAAAAQSADTDSLAAAMALRSLGFAPELANAALTQVALRRRAASKFGADAARVFLTRAGLEQATREVVAARRAARLAAAGVRALADLGCGLGADLRAVTAAGIRAYGVDADPVTAACAALNAPDATVTCGDARDFDLGTVDAAFCDPARRSGGRRVFRPEDYSPPWDWVAALPQRVPYTVLKLAPGIDQGLLPPGAELELVSVDGDVVEAAAWCGPLARVPRRATVLRDGTAHELTGSGDELAPVGAVGAYVTDPDGAVVRAHLVAEFAAAHDGRLADPSIAYVYTDTPVTSPFGRCFAIDEAMPFSLKRLRAALRDRQVGRLEILKRGSALDVEQLRRDLRLSGPNPASLLLTRTPTGPLALLTHPTP; from the coding sequence GTGGATCTCGACCAGCTGGCGCTGCTGCGTACCGCCGAGGGTGAAGCGGCCCTGGCCGCCGCCGCCCAGTCGGCCGACACCGACTCGCTGGCCGCGGCCATGGCACTGCGCTCGCTCGGCTTCGCCCCCGAACTGGCCAACGCGGCGCTGACCCAGGTCGCGCTGCGGCGCCGGGCCGCGTCCAAGTTCGGCGCCGACGCCGCCCGGGTCTTCCTCACCCGGGCCGGGCTGGAGCAGGCCACCCGCGAGGTCGTCGCGGCGCGGCGGGCCGCGCGGCTGGCCGCGGCCGGGGTGCGGGCCCTGGCGGACCTCGGCTGCGGGCTCGGCGCCGACCTGCGGGCGGTGACGGCCGCGGGCATCCGGGCGTACGGCGTCGACGCCGACCCGGTCACCGCCGCCTGCGCCGCCCTCAACGCTCCCGACGCGACCGTGACCTGCGGTGACGCCCGCGACTTCGACCTGGGCACCGTGGACGCGGCGTTCTGCGACCCGGCCCGGCGCAGCGGCGGGCGGCGCGTGTTCCGGCCCGAGGACTACTCACCGCCGTGGGACTGGGTGGCCGCGCTGCCGCAGCGGGTGCCGTACACCGTGCTCAAGCTCGCCCCCGGCATCGACCAGGGGCTGCTGCCGCCCGGTGCCGAGCTGGAACTGGTCTCCGTCGACGGCGACGTGGTCGAGGCCGCCGCCTGGTGCGGGCCGCTGGCCCGGGTGCCGCGCCGGGCCACCGTGCTGCGCGACGGCACCGCCCACGAGCTGACCGGCAGCGGGGACGAGCTCGCGCCGGTGGGGGCCGTCGGCGCGTACGTCACCGACCCCGACGGCGCCGTGGTCCGCGCCCACCTGGTCGCCGAGTTCGCCGCCGCCCACGACGGCCGCCTGGCCGACCCGTCCATCGCGTACGTCTACACCGACACGCCCGTGACCTCCCCCTTCGGGCGCTGCTTCGCCATCGACGAGGCCATGCCGTTCTCCCTCAAGCGCCTGCGCGCCGCCCTGCGCGACCGCCAGGTCGGGCGCCTGGAGATCCTCAAGCGCGGCTCCGCCCTCGACGTCGAACAACTCCGCCGTGACCTGCGCCTGTCCGGCCCCAACCCCGCCTCCCTCCTCCTCACCCGCACCCCCACCGGCCCCCTAGCCCTCCTCACCCACCCCACCCCCTAA